A stretch of DNA from Silene latifolia isolate original U9 population unplaced genomic scaffold, ASM4854445v1 scaffold_222, whole genome shotgun sequence:
tttatgattttatttttttgaaacatATGTCACCATTTCTAGTTCACATGTTTGGTGAATATTTTAAACAATGCTGTTTTTTATGGATCTTGTATAATTATGTTACCATTTCATCCAATCATTGCATTAAATGAAATTAGTCATTGTACTATGATGATCTCATGATTGGAAATTAATTCTCTTCTGCATTTAATTCGTTCTCTGAGATATATGTCACCAATTATGGTTAATATGTTACGTGATATAGCTCAATACTGACTGTATACACTTTTAATAATTATGTTACCACTTTTTTTTTGCAAATGAGTGATAGTCTTAGGATCTTTAATAGGGACTGTGGCTGATAAGCGGGAGGTTTTGTACGAGTTATACAAAAAGCACTCTCAAGCTATTGGATTTAGCATTAGGAAAAGCGGTCTTCGTAGGGCTGATACTCCTGGAGCTCCTGAACGTGAGAGATACTTTGTTTGCTCGTGTGAAGGTAGCCATGGAAACGGGAAGAAGGGAGAGGCAAGTGCTGGCATAAACGGGCAGGGGAGGAAAAATGTGGTGACACGATGCAAGTGCAAAGCTAATGTAAGAGTCCAAATGAATAAGGAGAAGGGAGTATGGGAAGTGTTGAGCCATGTCATTGAACACAATCACCCACTAACTCCCCCACAAAGTGTCGCACCACCATCGTTCCGAGAGAAAAATAACTAAGCGAGAGGGTGACTTTATAGAGGTGATGACCGAAGCCATGGTCCCCGCAACCGTGCAATATAGGATTGCAGCCAAAACGGTGGGGGGTGATGATCTAGTGGGCCACTCAAAAAGAGACCATATTAACTTTGTGCATAGACTGAAGATGAAAGCTATTGAGGGTGGTGATGCGTCAACACTAATGACGTTGTTGGCGAGTAGACAAGCAGAGGATCCTGGTTTTTTCTTCCGAGTTCAGTTTGGAAAAGATGGGAGGTTATGTAACGTGTTTTGGCGGGATTCTATGATGAAAGAGGATTACTTGTTATATCTTCATGTTTTGATTTTTGACACCACGTACCGAACAAATAGGTACAACCTCATATGTGGTGCATTCGTTGGTATAAACAATCATTGGTCTAATGTTATGTTTGGGTTTGCTTTCCCGGTCATTGTTTACATACATTGCTATTAATTCACGTCTGTTACCATGACATTTGTGGCTGCTTGCAGGTTTACAAAACATCAAGACATAGATTATGCCAGTGACACATACAGCAGAATGCGATCTCCCACTTTGAATTGTTAAAACATGATCGAGTATTTCAGAATGCATTCAACAAATGCTTGAATGGCTGCTATAGCGAGGTTGAATTTGAAACAACGTGGAGGAAGATGATATCAGATtatgtgtaatacccgcccttttggaGATCCTTTGACCcgtgttgaccgaccttgggagcgagAATAGTCCTAGAAAGACATACCAAAgttatcttgggttacgagttgggagtggtactcgatagagtagaggctactcgatcaagtagcttagttactcgatcgagtagggggttactcgatcgagtagattgggtactcgatcgagtatcgagtttgcagcgagggttttatatcgcgctttgttaaatccgcaaatcatttccgcctcattccttccatcctttagtcgcctctttcccttcccttcaccacaaaacctccatggaagccctttgaaggtcctcatgccttaggagagcgtagcttgagtcaggtagcggtcttttgccgggtttctccttataggtatgtcataatcatcatcactttTTCCATTGCTGTGATTAGGGTTTGCTTAATAGTAATAGATAGTTGCTTTgcccttataggctttgcttggttgctggttatggcatgtgtcggcgtggattgattgcggttgcgtaaaggtaggttcgcctactcagtttctgtagatagtctagtgtgtcgatcgttGTATCGTTGTTGTTGTGCTGTGATTGCGGTTGTGTGACAGTATGTAGACGatgatgtgattgtgattgtgactgtttgtctgtggttctcgagatgcgttctcggctgagtagagtcacttgcgggagtggcttcacgccctagttttgcccttcgtggaacccgccacggaaggggatgtgcacattaatgggacagggttatcgctcagtatgatgagcggggcttaggtgggaacggctgcggtcccccactggcagggctggtccagtggacagtcggtgacggagatggagtggagtaccTGATTGTGATTGATTGGATTGTGTTGTTTTGTTAGTTGTGGTTAACTTGGTTGTgccttatctcagtactgaccttgtgtggttgccttgtttgtttatgtgtctgtcgtgatcccctatggtgagcagtctgtcttagcaggtgttggtgtggttgctagctggagtccgggcagggatgagtcgccACGAGATTTAATAATTATAgcaagtagtctttgagttgtatcttttatatcattaGTTGGATAGATGGCTTGTAAAgtaatttaatagttcttttatcggcacttgattattactatcctcgggcaaccgagatgataacgcctttatatgctaaggaaggcctagttaaggctcctctgtatatgggggtgttacaaagtggtatcagagcgacgattttggaacctgtaacaaatgaaaataatgaacgtagtgagtctaataaaatgaacctggtgtatgtgtaatgtgagccccgctgatgctagattttgggtgagtaggcgccctcatttcaaaatcttggccccgtgacacttaagccagtcacatggtatgggaatgtggagtccgtgtgtgtatgtgtgatatGTATGTTAACTGAGTCGGAGTTGCCTCTGGTTAAGTCGTTGCTAGAGTCAATAAGTGTGATAGTGGCATTTAGGCCGTGTCAAGTAATCTTTGGTGGCATTCGTAAAGTTCTTGGCGTGATTAGTAAGCTTACACAATAGTTATAAGATACGTGATAAAAGTTACGTAGTAGAGATGCGTGAGAATGTGAAAGTGAATGTCGGGACATGAAAAGTGCAAGTGTTGGTATATGTTATAAGTTTACGGTAGTCATATACGAGCTTATGAGTTATATCGTAATTGCTATGATGATAGTAATAGAATAGTTGAGTTGTAATTTGAAGCAtggcatatagtaatgcgttaaTACCTCGTTTATTGGTTggaatttttccgctgcgtaataattgatttgtgtaagaTGATTTACTTATGATTGAATGTGGGAAgtgatagattaatttgttatgagGAATATGCAATTATATGTCAtgtgaaagaatgaattaatgttaTTTACATGTTTCAAGTTGAATGAACGCAAATGGGTAGTAATGTATAAAGTAAGTTCGGTACAACATGATGGCATAATTATATTTACGAATGACTCGACCGcgggtaaaccgagttgggtaattgtgTAGCGTAGTGTGACATACACCTTACTAGTAAGGCGATATGTTATGCGTGGGTAATGATTGTAAAACGTGATTgaatgtgataattagtgccgaatcccgaacttagtttggaatcgacacgcttGATGTTGTTTTGCGGTATCTTCAAAGTTACTTAGTTCTTCTGACCAAGTACTTAACTACACTTGACCGAGTGCcggtgcttactagaccgagtagacctcacttgatcaagttaggaagctatgacgtcgggatgtggaaatttctGCAGACACTCGATGAAatggctcctactcgatcgagtaccctaggcactcgatcgagtaggttactgtgcagtgAGACATACGGGTTTCTTAAAGCCCCAATTCTTTCCCAATCTCCTCATTCTTCatctatatttcgacacacctaaaccttcattcctctcaaaatctctcatactcttgggttagtagtgattcttggggttaatttccttgtttattttcgttcctttactttatcacttaatcaaggtatgatttcttctctatttccatGTTTTTATGCTTTAAACTTGTTGAGGATGGTTatgtaatctgaaattttcgatttgtATGGTTATATTGTTGCTTTTaatggttgaaatatgattcacatgcttacTTTTCGTGTTTGTTGGTGATTAAATGCTgtaaattagactagaaattTGCAATTAgggggccgaaaattctagggtttacaaaattgaaattgattgatttacattgattagatgatggaattaagtATTATACATTGTTTGTATCATGTTGGagaatgaattttgatgattttcaacttaaaaagttgccttaaaattccgtcttaaaagtgccttaagtggaaattcgtgatttatatgtGGGATTTGGCATTGTATATGAATGCTTAAGTaaaggttgaacttcaatatgatagtaatGATGATAAATGATGAAGAACATGTCGAAATAggcacagctgtagagaccgtctgacaagctTACCTGAGTTAATTTCTTTTTCTAATATTGAAGATGATGGTCATATGTCCTAAATTACTTCTCCGCGAATTTGTATACTTGCCTCACATGTTGTTGGGAATGTTGTAGAGTagccttagaatcatgctaggatattggAATTCGTTGAACATGTGTATTCACCATGACAAATTTTTCATAGTCGTGGTTTGTGAGTAGTTGTAAACTGAGTTTATATAATTCGAGGAAACTATTGGTGAAATGTGTGTATCTAGTTGAACATTCAAGTTTAATGGCATGAGACATGCACTTCAAATATCAAACTGGTTGATGAGTTAGTGAACCTTGCTGAGTATATAGAACCCAAATTGCATGAAGtatatgtttacatgttttatacaAAGTTGTTTACATCATGtgccgaaacagatgccgagaccgaccACAGGGAACCGTtagagtaaacggggaagggctTCACAGCCCGAACCTGGGGAGGGTAGTGGACCTATGGTACCCGCAGTTTCGGAGTACCCCAATGTTGTTTTTGTCGATTTCaagcagagagagcgttttgtagctttacaaaaatgcaaaatgagacctacgaggtgtataaacactactttgttggaggatttgggaatagagacggatgtccgtcacatattcgagaccttgggttttacgggtttgtataggctgaggaaacatacTTATCCTTTCctcactttggagtttatgagctcctttagctatgacccagcGGGCCAGACCGTCGAGTTTAGGTTGATGAACACCAtttttctgttgactatggatttgtttgcctctcacctcgggttggccaagcctcccaaggactctatCACCGATATTCCAGCCGAGTGCGGTGTCTGCTGTCTGATGCCTTGTCTGACTggaaagcaagctcccacctcgagcaacatgatgattaatgacgttcaacatgttaccttgagggtctttctccgttctctttcgaacctcctttatgacagaAAGGATATCGATGgcttgaataatcatgaggtcttgcttcgatgtcttacctcaacccggagcgggccgggaaagtggtctttaatgctccttctatcgTTTGtcttgcccttgccttgatggcttcgcCTCTTCCGCACACGAGTTGTGGcgccatcgccactcggttagctgagaagctaacctcttttgaggcttcttcggagtacgtgcccctagctaccccagtgcccaccatggaccgtgcctactatctcgacctgaagtggttgaggaccttggctgacggtagcctagcgtggagggtgtggggcatgagttggatgaaaattccagctcctcagcacctcccaccgacggagcccttagagccggcggTAGTGGCTGTGGATGtagacgatgaggaggaggaggaggaggaggaggatgaggatagaccccgccagctgcagacctatctcatcgacgacaccattctcgaggtgatgccggagccgaTGAAGGGCGAGAATAAGGGAGTTGCGGTGGTGGAGAGGCCTAgattggggagaggaccccgtcgagtgagggagagggcctcggagactaggccacagccggtaGCGCCACAACAGCAGCTGCATCCTttcccgtgctacccttacctcgacaccccggagacgcgatccagctacttagcagagcgagtgtcatctaccttgacactcaggaacatgcacgagatggcgtacactcaggggatagggaccgagggacctcatccagtttggtggagtggagttggggactactcaggggttttccattcctacggggtggaacagtcgacgtgggggatacctcagtcctttgcctacggtggattgaccccatggtatgtgagcccgggagcaggagcaggagtggatgcgggtGTTGGTTCATCGGGTGCAGGTATGCCTAGAGGTGGTGGGGGCAAAGACGAAGCTAGGCTTTGGCCAAATGGGCCATGGCCCGGGTGATCCTTCTAGAAATATATAGACTATACAAGTAGTAAACTAATCAAATTTCTCTAACTATCATAGCGGCTAAGTGTCTGTTGGGAGTGGGGATGCCTTGGTGTTGACGTGTTCGATCGCTGGAGAGCGCTCATCgtaggctttttttttttttacaatttacACTCCATAGAGGTTAAGTGCTAACGTGTATTATACTTggctttttttttgaaaaattcttTATTCCCTGACATATACTCCGTACTACTATACATTTATACTCTGTCCCTTCACTATTAAAGTACGgagtataattttttttaaaatttcatTTTCCTCAACGATTATTTTAATAGAATAGGGAACCGTTTATCATTATGAGTAGTCCTTGTTTAGTACGGAGTAAATAATTTCATAACTTTAGAGGTCTCACCTTAGTTAAACATTACTCTAAATATAATTATCATATACAAGACTTATTTGCTTTAATCGTATAATAAAGCTATTGTTACAatgttttataaaatatgggagaagaaaatgtataattataataatttagttGTATGTTTAATACAATACTCTAAAAATCATACTAGCTATGttccaatttttatttttatttattaaaatagcATTCACCAAGAATacaaaaaataaacaataaagagaaaCGTTTATGGACCGTGCTAAATAATGGTATCACGACCTATAAAAAAATGAGGATAAACATTGACAATTTAAATCGGCCCAGGTCATTATTTTGTTCTAGCTTCGTCCCTGGGTgggggtgatgatgaggtgatggttgatcagcagcagcagcagcaggaggagtgatactccttattCTTGTCTTTGTTTATGGTAGTTGATGTTGGTAGTATTGTTAGATGTTAgtagttgtttttttttcttttattgagaCACGGTTTAtgaacttgtattgttggccataaggccggatttgctatttCGACCTTATTGCAGGATGATTGGgagtcggggcatcatcccgactcaatttatgtgacgatcatgtatatatatgttggttTATGACAGGTTGTGTAAGAAacttgacctgtaggtactcgacagcgTACCccatactctatcgagtagctgcaggaaaggaagAGAGAAAGCATTCTGAactcaggctactcgatcgagtagccaagacactcgatcgagtagcatggcactcgatcgagtacccacacacactcgatcgagtagcactgttacaggaggttttcaacaattaaaagtgtgcaattgttttataattacaaGTTTGATATTTAACGTGGTTGTTAGTGCTTAATAACATCTGGGAACcgttaattttatatgttggaagtcgtgtttgaGTTTCCTATGTACCTATTTGTAACAAGTAGTGAAGTGGTGAtgatttcttgttgtttttaataTTCCGTATGCCATATTTCCATCTATCCTTTCTTACATTTGGACATACAATGTTAACATGCTTTATCAacggcggctagttattccggtgatTTGTGTATGATTTCTAGGATATCAAGCACGTAGTTAGTAAGTAACGTCCATAACAAATAATATAGCTTTTAACTAATGTAATGCTACAAGTAATCGGTAATGTGTCTTGTGATTTTGAcggtgaatttcggggacgaagttcctttttagagaggAAGAGTAACGTCGCGAAAGGAAAAGGCTGCTTTGAATTatattttgcttgtttataatgttttattggtattatgttttgctttaattacaaaatttCCGAAGTATATGTGTTTGTCTTTAGTTCTATAAAGTGAATGTGTTGTATGTTTCAATGGGCGGTCATGAAGAAATAGTTATGGTGCAATGAATCGTAATTGAATcacgttgttgagtaacatggtggcattagttgtacaacatgaaagttgatatgagacacGTTCCGGATTGATAGTCTGATAGTTGTTACCATAGGTTGGGTGATCGTGGATTGTGCTTTGCATTGTGAAAGTGATGTTTCATATATATAGAGTAACGGTTGACGGTGATAATGTGCGTATGATAGTAGTAAGAGTCGTTACGAGTAGAGCgtagacagtgatgatgatgacatggggggatgGTATTTCTGGGGAGTCATGACTTGAGTGGGAAGAATATGTTGGGTCGTGTTTTTCCGTGTCTTATATGTtgggataggtgagttgaacttcggggacgaagttcttttaagaggggaagactgtaatacccgcctttTTGGAGATCCTTTGACCagtgttgaccgaccttgggagcgagAATAGTCCTAGAAAGACGTACCAAAgttatcttgggttacgagttgggagtggtactcgatagagtagaggctactcgatcgagtagcttagttactcgatcgagtaggaggttactcgatcgagtaggttgggtactcgatcgagtatcgagtttgcagcgagggttttatatcgcgctttgttaaatccgcaaatcatttccgcctcattccttccatcctttagtcgcctctttcccttcccttcaccacaaaacatccatggaagccctttgaaggtcctcatgccttaggagagcgtagcttgagtcaggtagcggtcttttgccgggtttctccttataggtatgtcataatcatcatcactttTTCCATTGCTGTGATTAGGGTTTGCTTAATAGTAATAGATAGTTGCTTTgcccttataggctttgcttggttgctggttatGGCATGTGTCGGGCGTGGATTGATTGcggttgcgtaaaggtaggttcgcctactcagtttctgtagatagtctagtgtgtcgatcgttGTATCGTTGTTGTTGTGCTGTGATTGCGGTTGTGTGACAGTATGTAGACGatgatgtgattgtgattgtatttGCTTTTGtcgtggttctcgagatgcgttctcggctgagtggagtcacttgcgggagtggcttcacgccctagtttcgcccttcgtggaacccgccacggaagggaatgtgcacattaatgggacagggttatcgctcggtatgatgagcggggcttaggtgggaacggctgcggtcccccactgacagggctggtctagtggacagtcggtgacggagatggagtggagtaccTGATTGTGATTGATTGGATTGTGTTGTTTTGTTAGTTGTGGTTAACTtggttgtgtcttatctcagtactgaccttgtgtggttgccttgtttgtttatgtgtctgccgtgatcccctatggtgagcagtctgtcttagcaggtgttggtgtggttgctagctggagtccgggcagggatgagtcgccACGAGATTTAATAATTATAgcaagtagtctttgagttgtatcttttatatcattaGTTGGATAGATGGCTTGTAAAgtaatttaatagttcttttatcggcacttgattattactatcctcgggcaaccgagatggtaacgcctttatatgctaaggaaggcctagttaaggctcctttgtgtatgggggtgttacattatggACTTCAAAATAATGAGTGGTTCAAAAGATTGTATGGATTAAAAGAGATGTGGTCAACCGCATTAAACAAAGAGTACTTCTCTGCCGGCATACTATCTTCCCAAAGGAGTGAGAGTACCAATCATGCTATGGGTTTTCGGCGACGAAGACAACTTCATTTGATCGATTTCTACCATATTTATGAAGGCACAATTAAGCGGTGGAGAGATGAGGAGGAGCGTAAAGAATTCAATTGTATTAGGTCGACCCCTACTTCCGTGTATCCTCTAGTCGACTTATTACAACACGCCTCTCAAGTGTACACAATTGAGTTGTTTCGGTTATTCGAGAAAGAGTTTGTTGTGGCTATGGGTACAAGGGCCGTAATACTTTCAACTGAAAATTCAGTTCTGCTGTATGGTGTTGATCCACCTGGAGTGTCAGGAAGTACTCATCATGTGACATTTGATTGCGTAAACAATATGGTGGAGTGCTCTTGTCGGAAATTCCAGGAAATGGGTATGCTTTGCTTCCACATTCTCCGCGTGTTCCATATGCACTCAGTTAATGAAATCCCTACCAGGTACATCTTAAGGAGGTGGACTAAATTTGCTAAAAGGGAAGTGTGGAGTCGTATTCTTCCTAATGATATGCGTAGAGCCGTTGCCAATGGAACCTTAAATTGGCGGAGATGTGTGATGACAAAGCTGTACAATCTAATCGCAAAGTGCCAAAACGACCCTGATGCAAGAGGAATTATTGACAAGTTGTACTCCACAGCCAATGATGAGGTTCAACAACTATTTAAGGATAAAATGAGCAGCGAACCAGAACCAGTCCTAGATGCTACCGCCGTTCTCGACCCCATACGATCAGTTACCAAGGGAAGGAGTAAGCGTAAACCAAGCAGTGTGGCCAAAAAGAAGCGGTCGAAAAAAGGAAGTAACAATGTGGCTTCGAATGCGGAGTTGTACACTCCAGTTCCACGACTTATATAAGTCGCCTGAACTTGCCTGATAATATTTTGGACATTTTGTGTAATTTTTGGGGTATACAGCGTTTTGGAGAAGATGTCACCACATTATCTTATAATGTGGTTACATCTTGTGCAAATCTCTGAACTGGAGTGTCACCATCTATTATCCATGTGATCACATTTTGCAAAAATCTCGAAATCATTCGACCACCTAATATTGTTGTGACCACACAGGTGAAGTTGGTGACATTGTAATATAATGTGTTAACATCTTTCAGATAACTCAGTGTAAATAATCTGAAATTTGTTTTTATCAGTCCAAAATGTGTACTTGGTGTTTATCAGTCCAATATAACTTGCATGAATGGTGTCAAATTCACAACTTCAGAAACAGGTCTCATATAACTCCCTAATGGAGACATTGTTCAGCTACATGTTTTTTCTTGTAACCAAAACATCATTCATCAAATTTATTATATAaatggcaacattatattgtctTCTGTGAACATTATAATTTAATGAATAAAATTAGTCTcacataatttaattaatttatgtcGTGGTATTTATAACTTTTTATAACCATATTATCATTTATACAAGTTATTTCAAAAGAAGCTCAGATAAGCTCCTAATGCTGACATATTACACCATCAGAATAAATCTTTTTATGTTGAGTCATTTGATTTATCTGTATCCATATTATCATTTTATCCAACATATTTCATAATGGCAACTTTATATGCCTATATTTCACCTACAATAACTTGTTAATGGTCACATATTACACCTAAAATATAGTTTCTTTTATGTTGCGTTATTTGACCAATTTGTAACCATTTTATCCTTTATCCAACTTACTACAGAAATGGCAACATCATATGCGTCTTTGTGACAGCTTCAACTTTTATCGGGACAGATTTTGCTTGAAACCAAATGTCATCACTTTTAGACTAATTACCATCAGATAGACCAATAAAATACGAAACGATAAATTGCTAACAAAGCAAGTTTATAAGGCAACATTAACTTATATTCACAAGTTAACCACAACCAACTAGTGCAGGTTACACCCT
This window harbors:
- the LOC141638880 gene encoding protein FAR1-RELATED SEQUENCE 5-like; the encoded protein is MVPATVQYRIAAKTVGGDDLVGHSKRDHINFVHRLKMKAIEGGDASTLMTLLASRQAEDPGFFFRVQFGKDGRLCNVFWRDSMMKEDYLLYLHVLIFDTTYRTNRYNLICGAFVGLQNIKT